Proteins co-encoded in one Kocuria flava genomic window:
- a CDS encoding aspartate aminotransferase family protein codes for MTSLSPVLKQATPVVVDHAQGSWIHGTDGRSYLDFTTGIGVTSTGHCHPKVVAAAREQVGRIIHAQYTTVMHQPLLALTEKLGEVLPAGLDSVFYANSGSEAVEAAIRLARMATGRPNIVVFQGGFHGRTVAAASLTTAGTKFSAGFAPLMAGVHMSAFPYAYRYGWDETTAVDFALRELDYLLQTRTAPADTAAFLIEPALGDGGYLPTPGTFMDGLRERADRHGIQLIFDEVQAGVGRTGKFWGHQYSSVSPDILVTAKGIASGFPISAIAASTETMSKAWPGSQGGTYGGNAVSAAAGVATLEVVEEEGLVENSRVRGEQLKAGVEEIQERFPVIGDVRGRGLMLGIEFTAEDGSPDARTAAAVQQATTEQELLTLTCGPAGNVVRLIPPLVVTAEEIATGLERFEAAVAVVTEAVTTATGS; via the coding sequence ATGACATCTCTCAGCCCCGTTCTCAAGCAGGCGACCCCCGTGGTCGTGGACCACGCGCAGGGCAGCTGGATCCACGGCACCGACGGCCGGTCCTACCTCGACTTCACCACCGGCATCGGCGTGACGAGCACGGGGCACTGCCACCCGAAGGTCGTGGCCGCCGCCCGGGAGCAGGTGGGCAGGATCATCCACGCGCAGTACACCACCGTCATGCACCAGCCCCTGCTGGCGCTGACCGAGAAGCTGGGCGAGGTGCTGCCCGCGGGGCTGGACTCCGTGTTCTACGCGAACTCCGGCTCCGAGGCCGTCGAGGCCGCGATCCGCCTGGCGCGCATGGCCACCGGCCGGCCCAACATCGTCGTCTTCCAGGGCGGCTTCCACGGCCGCACCGTCGCCGCCGCGTCCCTCACCACGGCCGGCACGAAGTTCTCCGCCGGCTTCGCGCCCCTGATGGCCGGCGTGCACATGTCCGCCTTCCCGTACGCCTACCGCTACGGCTGGGACGAGACCACCGCCGTGGACTTCGCCCTGCGGGAGCTCGACTACCTGCTGCAGACCCGCACCGCGCCCGCCGACACCGCGGCGTTCCTCATCGAGCCGGCCCTCGGTGACGGCGGCTACCTGCCCACCCCCGGGACGTTCATGGACGGGCTGCGCGAGCGCGCCGACCGCCACGGCATCCAGCTGATCTTCGACGAGGTCCAGGCCGGCGTGGGGCGCACCGGGAAGTTCTGGGGCCACCAGTACTCCAGCGTCTCCCCGGACATCCTCGTCACGGCCAAGGGCATCGCCTCCGGCTTCCCCATCTCGGCCATCGCGGCCTCCACGGAGACCATGTCCAAGGCGTGGCCGGGCTCCCAGGGCGGCACCTACGGCGGCAACGCCGTCTCCGCCGCCGCGGGCGTGGCCACCCTCGAGGTCGTCGAGGAGGAGGGCCTCGTGGAGAACTCGCGCGTGCGCGGCGAGCAGCTGAAGGCTGGGGTCGAGGAGATCCAGGAGCGCTTCCCGGTGATCGGCGACGTCCGCGGCCGCGGCCTGATGCTGGGCATCGAGTTCACCGCCGAGGACGGGTCCCCGGACGCCCGGACGGCCGCCGCCGTCCAGCAGGCCACCACGGAGCAGGAGCTGCTGACCCTGACCTGCGGCCCCGCGGGCAACGTGGTCCGGCTCATCCCGCCCCTGGTGGTCACGGCCGAGGAGATCGCCACCGGCCTGGAGCGCTTCGAGGCCGCCGTCGCCGTCGTCACCGAGGCCGTCACCACCGCCACCGGATCCTGA
- a CDS encoding D-2-hydroxyacid dehydrogenase, with protein MEETRPRPKVVVLTAAGTPPPYNTATLEEHAELVQTDAAGLPGALPGARALLVWDFFSPALRDAWPHAGSLEWVHVAAAGVDSLLFDGLRASDVVVTNAHGAFDGPIAEFVLASVLAHDKQLHPSKELQRRGVWRHRELRRTAGRHALVVGTGGIGRATARLLRAVGLEVRGAGRAAREDDPDFGTVVPSAELAEHAGWADHLVLIAPLTEDTRGIAGAEVFAAMRPTAHLVNVGRGALVDEPALVRALQRDEIAAASLDVFAEEPLPAEHPFWRMDNVHVSAHMSGDVVGWRDTLADQFADNLARWCAGEDLVNQVDKQLGWVRRG; from the coding sequence ATGGAAGAGACCCGCCCCCGCCCGAAGGTCGTCGTCCTCACGGCCGCCGGCACGCCCCCGCCGTACAACACCGCGACCCTCGAGGAGCACGCGGAGCTCGTGCAGACCGACGCCGCGGGACTGCCCGGTGCCCTGCCGGGAGCCCGGGCCCTTCTCGTGTGGGACTTCTTCTCCCCCGCCCTGCGCGACGCCTGGCCCCACGCCGGCTCCCTGGAGTGGGTCCACGTGGCCGCCGCCGGGGTGGACTCCCTGCTCTTCGACGGACTGCGCGCCTCGGACGTGGTGGTCACGAACGCCCACGGCGCCTTCGACGGGCCCATCGCCGAGTTCGTCCTGGCCTCCGTCCTGGCCCACGACAAGCAGCTGCACCCGAGCAAGGAGCTGCAGCGCCGCGGGGTCTGGCGGCACCGCGAGCTGCGGCGCACGGCGGGCCGGCACGCCCTGGTCGTGGGCACGGGCGGGATCGGGCGCGCCACGGCCCGGCTGCTGCGGGCCGTGGGCCTGGAGGTCCGCGGCGCCGGGCGCGCCGCCCGGGAGGACGACCCGGACTTCGGGACCGTGGTCCCGAGCGCGGAGCTCGCCGAGCACGCCGGATGGGCGGACCACCTCGTGCTCATCGCGCCGCTGACCGAGGACACGCGGGGGATCGCCGGGGCGGAGGTGTTCGCGGCGATGCGGCCCACCGCGCACCTGGTGAACGTGGGACGGGGTGCGCTCGTGGACGAACCGGCCCTGGTCCGGGCCCTGCAGAGGGACGAGATCGCCGCCGCGTCGCTCGACGTCTTCGCCGAGGAGCCGCTGCCCGCCGAGCACCCGTTCTGGCGGATGGACAACGTGCACGTGTCCGCCCACATGAGCGGGGACGTCGTGGGCTGGCGCGACACGCTGGCGGACCAGTTCGCGGACAACCTCGCCCGCTGGTGCGCCGGCGAGGACCTGGTCAACCAGGTGGACAAGCAGCTGGGCTGGGTGCGGCGGGGCTGA
- a CDS encoding NAD-dependent succinate-semialdehyde dehydrogenase: protein MTASVNASRTSQQALDAVGRVSTGLFIDGQWCEAASGARFDVVNPATEEVVATVADGGAEDARRAIETAGRTQKEWARTAPRERSEILRRAYDLIMERQDELALVMTTEMGKPFAEARGEVAYAAEFFRWFSEEAVRIGGDHTTTGDGRNRILVSKEPVGPCVLVTPWNFPLAMGTRKIGPAIAAGCTMVFKPANLTPLSSLALVDILVEAGLPAGVLNVVCTSKASSVVGPWMSSGIARKISFTGSTEVGVRLLEQAAQHVMRSSMELGGNAPFIVFEDADLDRAVEGAVAAKMRNMGEACTAANRLFVQRSIAGEFSERLAARLGSLAVGDGAQDGTDVGPLVEEKALTKVQELVDDAVSKGATVVCGGSRPDRAGYFYAPTVLSDVDPSAQLMSEEIFGPVAPVIPFDTEEEVVRMANDTPWGLVGYLFTQDVDRGFRVGEALEVGMLGLNTGIVSNPAAPFGGVKASGLGREGGRVGIEEFLEHKYMAVPRS, encoded by the coding sequence ATGACCGCCAGCGTCAACGCTTCCCGCACCTCCCAGCAGGCCCTCGACGCCGTCGGGAGGGTCAGCACCGGCCTGTTCATCGACGGCCAGTGGTGCGAGGCCGCCTCCGGCGCGCGCTTCGACGTCGTCAACCCCGCCACCGAGGAGGTCGTCGCCACGGTCGCCGACGGCGGCGCCGAGGACGCCCGGCGCGCCATCGAGACCGCCGGGCGGACCCAGAAGGAGTGGGCGCGCACGGCGCCCCGGGAGCGCAGCGAGATCCTGCGCCGGGCCTACGACCTCATCATGGAGCGCCAGGACGAGCTGGCCCTGGTCATGACCACGGAGATGGGCAAGCCCTTCGCCGAGGCCAGGGGCGAGGTGGCCTATGCCGCCGAGTTCTTCCGCTGGTTCTCCGAGGAGGCCGTGCGCATCGGCGGCGACCACACCACCACCGGGGACGGGAGGAACCGGATCCTCGTCTCCAAGGAGCCGGTGGGCCCGTGCGTGCTGGTCACGCCCTGGAACTTCCCGCTGGCCATGGGCACCCGCAAGATCGGCCCCGCCATCGCCGCCGGCTGCACCATGGTCTTCAAGCCGGCGAACCTCACGCCACTGTCCTCCCTGGCCCTGGTGGACATCCTCGTGGAGGCCGGGCTGCCCGCGGGCGTGCTCAACGTCGTGTGCACCTCCAAGGCCTCCTCCGTCGTGGGCCCGTGGATGTCGTCCGGGATCGCCCGCAAGATCAGCTTCACCGGCTCCACCGAGGTGGGCGTGCGCCTGCTCGAGCAGGCCGCCCAGCACGTCATGCGCTCCTCCATGGAGCTGGGCGGCAACGCCCCGTTCATCGTCTTCGAGGACGCCGACCTCGACCGCGCCGTGGAGGGCGCCGTCGCGGCGAAGATGCGCAACATGGGCGAGGCCTGCACCGCGGCCAACCGGCTCTTCGTGCAGCGCTCGATCGCCGGCGAGTTCTCCGAGCGCCTCGCCGCGCGTCTGGGCTCCCTCGCCGTGGGCGACGGCGCGCAGGACGGCACCGACGTCGGTCCGCTCGTCGAGGAGAAGGCGCTCACCAAGGTCCAGGAGCTGGTGGACGACGCGGTGTCCAAGGGCGCCACGGTGGTCTGCGGCGGCTCCCGCCCGGACCGCGCGGGGTATTTCTACGCGCCGACGGTCCTGTCCGACGTCGATCCCTCGGCCCAGCTCATGAGCGAGGAGATCTTCGGCCCGGTGGCCCCCGTGATCCCGTTCGACACGGAGGAGGAGGTCGTGCGCATGGCCAACGACACCCCGTGGGGCCTGGTGGGCTACCTCTTCACCCAGGACGTCGACCGCGGCTTCCGGGTGGGCGAGGCCCTCGAGGTCGGCATGCTCGGACTCAACACCGGCATCGTCTCCAACCCCGCGGCGCCCTTCGGCGGGGTCAAGGCCTCCGGCCTGGGCCGCGAGGGCGGGCGCGTGGGGATCGAGGAGTTCCTCGAGCACAAGTACATGGCCGTGCCCCGCAGCTGA
- a CDS encoding FAD-binding and (Fe-S)-binding domain-containing protein: MNPGTSEPTTADRAVADAKTADAQAVAAREQASAEPAVLARLAAVGVAADAAPRRLAEYAYDASNYRVAPVAVVFPRTVEDVVGAVAACRETGTPLTVRGGGTSMAGNAVGPGVVLDLSRHMNRIRTVDEAAGTVDVEPGVVLSDLTREVEAATGRRSTFAPDPSSKNRATVGGALGNDACGNHSVRYGRTSDHVAEIDVVTSDGARLTATSTGLRATDPDDEVSATRAAQLAESLRALAHENLAAFRLELGRIQRQVSGYHLQHLLPEKKFDVARALVGSEGTCAVVVGARMKLVPRPASALLVCLGYEDVVDAARDVPTILEFSPAAVEGTDEAIVETMRFRRGADSVLGLPAGRAWLFVDLDGDDPGTVAEQAERLLERLAGNGRLVEGRAVPDPVARASLWRVREDGAGLSSRLASGGESWPGWEDSAVAPEDLADYLADLRALLDGHGLDGVMYGHFGAGCLHIRITFDLRTGAGREVFRRFTREAAELVVRHGGSLSGEHGDGRARSELLPIMYSPVVLAAFARYRRLWDPSGILNPGSMTAPDPMDAHLALEGVPAREWRTSFDLRPIGGHGGSLAETDDPATASGAGTDPWVHAVQGCIGVGRCRADTGGVMCPSYRATRDEKDSTRGRARVLQDMVRGAATVQEGWRSEEVREVLDLCLSCKACATDCPAGVDMATYKSEFFDHYYRGRLRPLSHVSLGWLPRWLKLTGRIAPLVNAVLATPLAKVAAMAGGLTTHRAMPRFAGARQWRREVADATGGTAPGDGSAVLFVDTFTRGFRPEVAGAAARVLADSGEAVECAADACCGLTWISTGQLGTAKKLLAHAAAALDDGTDRPIVVVEPSCAAALRTDLPELVPTDQARRVAARVRSFAAHAGERAAGGWRPAPAGPVPQQVVLQTHCHEYSVFGAGAQRAVLAAAGVPEVVDATGCCGVAGNFGFEKQHYEVSVQVAENALAPALRATGPEAVVLTDGFSCAMQVDHLDPARPGLHLAQVLDPGRLPEPSREPAPADTPSATQKEDTP; this comes from the coding sequence ATGAACCCCGGCACCTCCGAGCCCACGACGGCGGACCGCGCGGTCGCCGACGCGAAGACCGCGGACGCCCAGGCCGTCGCCGCGCGCGAGCAGGCCTCGGCGGAGCCCGCCGTGCTGGCGCGGCTGGCGGCCGTCGGCGTGGCCGCCGACGCCGCGCCGCGCCGGCTGGCCGAGTACGCCTACGACGCCTCGAACTACCGGGTCGCCCCGGTGGCGGTGGTGTTCCCGCGCACCGTCGAGGACGTGGTCGGGGCGGTGGCGGCGTGCCGGGAGACCGGCACGCCGCTGACCGTGCGGGGCGGGGGCACCTCCATGGCCGGCAACGCCGTGGGCCCCGGGGTGGTGCTCGACCTCTCCCGCCACATGAACCGGATCCGCACCGTGGACGAGGCCGCGGGCACCGTGGACGTGGAGCCGGGCGTGGTGCTCTCGGACCTCACCCGGGAGGTGGAGGCCGCCACCGGCAGGCGCTCCACCTTCGCGCCGGACCCCTCCTCGAAGAACCGGGCCACGGTCGGCGGGGCTCTCGGCAACGACGCGTGCGGCAACCACTCCGTGCGCTACGGCCGCACCTCCGACCACGTGGCGGAGATCGACGTCGTCACCTCGGACGGGGCCCGCCTCACCGCCACGAGCACGGGGCTGCGCGCCACCGACCCGGACGACGAGGTGTCCGCGACCCGTGCCGCGCAGCTGGCGGAGTCCCTGCGCGCCCTGGCCCACGAGAACCTGGCCGCGTTCCGCCTGGAACTGGGGCGGATCCAGCGCCAGGTCTCCGGGTACCACCTGCAGCACCTCCTGCCCGAGAAGAAGTTCGACGTGGCCCGGGCCCTGGTGGGCTCCGAGGGCACGTGCGCGGTCGTCGTGGGTGCCCGGATGAAGCTCGTGCCCAGGCCGGCCAGCGCGCTGCTGGTCTGTCTGGGCTACGAGGACGTCGTCGACGCCGCGCGCGACGTGCCCACGATCCTGGAGTTCTCCCCGGCTGCCGTGGAGGGCACCGACGAGGCCATCGTGGAGACCATGCGGTTCCGGCGCGGGGCGGACTCGGTCCTGGGCCTGCCCGCCGGACGGGCCTGGCTGTTCGTGGACCTGGACGGGGACGACCCGGGGACCGTGGCCGAGCAGGCCGAGCGGCTGCTCGAGCGGCTGGCCGGGAACGGGCGGCTCGTCGAGGGCCGGGCCGTGCCGGACCCCGTGGCGCGCGCCTCCCTGTGGCGCGTGCGTGAGGACGGGGCGGGCCTGTCCTCCCGCCTGGCCTCCGGCGGTGAGTCGTGGCCCGGCTGGGAGGACTCCGCGGTGGCCCCGGAGGACCTCGCGGACTACCTGGCCGACCTGCGCGCCCTGCTGGACGGGCACGGGCTGGACGGCGTGATGTACGGGCACTTCGGCGCGGGGTGCCTGCACATCCGCATCACCTTCGACCTGCGCACCGGGGCCGGACGGGAGGTCTTCCGCCGCTTCACGCGCGAGGCCGCCGAGCTGGTGGTCCGCCACGGCGGGTCGCTGTCCGGCGAGCACGGGGACGGGCGGGCGCGGTCGGAGCTGCTGCCGATCATGTACTCCCCGGTCGTGCTCGCGGCCTTCGCCCGGTACCGGCGGCTGTGGGACCCGTCCGGGATCCTCAACCCCGGCTCCATGACGGCACCGGACCCGATGGACGCCCACCTGGCCCTGGAGGGGGTGCCGGCGCGGGAGTGGCGCACGAGCTTCGACCTGCGCCCGATCGGCGGCCACGGCGGCTCCCTCGCGGAGACCGACGACCCGGCCACCGCCTCCGGCGCCGGGACGGACCCCTGGGTGCACGCCGTGCAGGGCTGCATCGGCGTGGGCCGCTGCCGCGCGGACACCGGCGGGGTGATGTGCCCCAGCTACCGGGCCACCCGGGACGAGAAGGACTCCACCCGGGGCCGGGCCCGCGTGCTCCAGGACATGGTCCGCGGCGCGGCCACCGTGCAGGAGGGCTGGCGCTCCGAGGAGGTGCGCGAGGTCCTGGACCTGTGCCTGTCCTGCAAGGCCTGCGCCACCGACTGCCCGGCCGGCGTGGACATGGCCACCTACAAGTCCGAGTTCTTCGACCACTACTACCGCGGCAGGCTCCGCCCGCTCTCCCACGTCTCCCTGGGCTGGCTGCCGCGCTGGCTGAAGCTCACCGGCCGGATCGCCCCGCTGGTCAACGCCGTGCTGGCCACCCCGCTGGCCAAGGTCGCCGCGATGGCCGGCGGGCTGACCACGCACCGTGCGATGCCCCGCTTCGCCGGCGCGAGGCAGTGGCGCCGCGAGGTCGCCGACGCGACCGGCGGCACCGCGCCCGGGGACGGCTCGGCGGTGCTGTTCGTGGACACCTTCACCCGGGGCTTCCGCCCCGAGGTGGCCGGTGCCGCCGCCCGCGTCCTGGCCGACTCCGGTGAGGCGGTGGAGTGCGCGGCGGACGCGTGCTGCGGGCTCACCTGGATCTCCACCGGCCAGCTCGGCACGGCGAAGAAGCTGCTCGCCCACGCCGCCGCGGCCCTCGACGACGGCACCGACCGGCCCATCGTCGTCGTGGAGCCCAGCTGCGCCGCCGCCCTGCGCACGGACCTGCCGGAACTCGTCCCCACGGACCAGGCGCGACGGGTCGCGGCCCGCGTGCGCAGCTTCGCCGCCCACGCGGGCGAGCGCGCCGCCGGCGGGTGGCGACCCGCCCCGGCCGGTCCGGTGCCGCAGCAGGTGGTGCTGCAGACCCACTGCCACGAGTACTCGGTCTTCGGTGCCGGTGCGCAGCGGGCCGTGCTCGCCGCGGCCGGGGTGCCCGAGGTCGTCGACGCCACCGGCTGCTGCGGCGTCGCCGGCAACTTCGGCTTCGAGAAGCAGCACTACGAGGTCAGCGTGCAGGTGGCCGAGAACGCCCTGGCCCCGGCCCTGCGCGCCACGGGGCCGGAGGCCGTGGTCCTCACCGACGGCTTCTCCTGCGCCATGCAGGTCGACCACCTCGACCCCGCCCGGCCGGGCCTGCACCTGGCCCAGGTCCTGGACCCGGGCCGGCTCCCGGAACCGTCCCGTGAACCGGCTCCTGCCGACACCCCCTCCGCGACCCAGAAAGAGGACACCCCATGA
- a CDS encoding amidase, producing the protein MSDLTDLTALELLEGYRSGSLSPVDAARAALQAVDDLDGTVNAFVSVDGEQALQAAEASEKRWRAGKPLGPGDGVPTSVKDIFYTRGRPTLRGTRLIDADRPWEEDAPCVARLRETGAVLLGKTTTPEFAWKGVTDSLRHGSTGNPWNAELTSGGSSGGSATAVGTGMGPWSVGTDGGGSVRIPAAFTGTVALKPTYGLVPMFPASPFGTLAHAGPMTRTVADAALLLDVVTGFDSRDWSALPTPTGSFLDGLEDGVRGLRIAFSPTLGFGRNDPEVDRLVRAAAGAFEELGAAVEEVDPGIEDPVEAFHVLWFAGAAKVLEGYGPGAMDRVDPGLRRGIEELGEISASDFLDATAVRTALGVTMGRFHETYDLLLTPTLPIPAFPRGRDVPEGWHSRDWTSWTPYTYPFNMTQQPAVSVPCGFTEAGLPAGLQVVGPRHADRTVLRAAQAYEQAVDWGTRRPARAVAGRG; encoded by the coding sequence ATGAGCGATCTGACCGACCTCACGGCACTGGAGCTGCTGGAGGGCTACCGCAGCGGCAGCCTCTCCCCGGTCGACGCCGCGCGGGCCGCCCTGCAGGCCGTCGACGACCTCGACGGCACCGTGAACGCCTTCGTCTCCGTGGACGGCGAGCAGGCGCTGCAGGCGGCCGAGGCGTCGGAGAAGCGCTGGCGGGCCGGGAAGCCGCTGGGCCCCGGTGACGGCGTCCCCACGTCCGTCAAGGACATCTTCTACACCCGGGGCCGGCCCACCCTGAGAGGGACCCGGCTGATCGACGCCGACCGCCCGTGGGAGGAGGACGCCCCCTGCGTGGCCCGGCTGCGAGAGACCGGCGCCGTGCTCCTGGGCAAGACGACCACGCCCGAGTTCGCGTGGAAGGGCGTCACCGACTCCCTGCGCCACGGTTCGACCGGCAACCCGTGGAACGCCGAGCTGACCTCGGGCGGCTCCAGCGGCGGCAGCGCGACCGCCGTGGGCACGGGCATGGGGCCGTGGTCGGTGGGCACGGACGGCGGCGGCTCGGTCCGCATCCCGGCCGCCTTCACGGGCACGGTGGCGCTCAAGCCCACCTACGGCCTCGTCCCCATGTTCCCGGCGAGCCCGTTCGGCACGCTGGCCCACGCCGGTCCGATGACCCGCACCGTGGCCGACGCCGCCCTGCTGCTGGACGTCGTCACGGGCTTCGACTCCCGGGACTGGTCCGCGCTGCCGACCCCCACGGGCTCCTTCCTGGACGGGCTCGAGGACGGGGTGCGCGGGCTGCGCATCGCCTTCTCGCCGACGCTGGGCTTCGGGCGCAACGACCCGGAGGTCGACCGGCTGGTCCGGGCGGCCGCCGGGGCCTTCGAGGAGCTCGGTGCCGCGGTCGAGGAGGTGGACCCCGGCATCGAGGACCCCGTCGAGGCATTCCACGTCCTGTGGTTCGCCGGTGCGGCCAAGGTCCTCGAGGGCTACGGTCCCGGTGCGATGGACCGGGTCGACCCGGGGCTGCGCCGCGGCATCGAGGAGCTGGGGGAGATCAGCGCCTCCGACTTCCTCGACGCCACCGCGGTGCGGACGGCCCTGGGCGTGACCATGGGCCGCTTCCACGAGACCTACGACCTGCTGCTCACCCCCACCCTGCCGATCCCCGCCTTCCCGCGGGGCCGCGACGTGCCCGAGGGCTGGCACTCGCGGGACTGGACCAGCTGGACCCCGTACACCTACCCGTTCAACATGACCCAGCAGCCGGCGGTGAGCGTGCCCTGCGGCTTCACGGAGGCCGGCCTCCCCGCCGGGCTGCAGGTCGTCGGCCCCCGCCACGCGGACCGGACGGTGCTGCGCGCGGCGCAGGCCTACGAGCAGGCCGTCGACTGGGGGACGCGGCGACCGGCCCGGGCGGTGGCCGGCCGTGGCTGA
- a CDS encoding GntR family transcriptional regulator, whose protein sequence is MTSPTLHPVVQETTPALIARQLRRAVGEGELAPGQQLNEAELSRRLGVSRGPLREAMQRLTQEGLLVSIRNRGVFVIEVTDDDVRDMYLARTAVERAAAARAIEVDGAHAGARLAEVVGTMAEAVARDDADALTEADLEFHTLLVALAGSPRLSRMHTTLMVETRMCITALEDRYASHSFRLEEHREIAEAVGRCDTAHVDRLLLEHMEDAVGRLRPAEA, encoded by the coding sequence ATGACCAGTCCCACGCTCCATCCGGTGGTCCAGGAGACCACCCCCGCCCTCATCGCACGGCAGCTGCGCCGGGCCGTCGGCGAGGGCGAGCTCGCCCCCGGGCAGCAGCTGAACGAGGCCGAGCTCAGCCGCCGGCTGGGGGTCAGCCGCGGCCCCCTGCGGGAGGCCATGCAGCGACTCACCCAGGAGGGTCTGCTGGTCAGCATCCGGAACCGGGGCGTGTTCGTCATCGAGGTGACCGACGACGACGTGCGGGACATGTACCTGGCCCGCACGGCCGTGGAGCGGGCCGCGGCGGCGCGGGCCATCGAGGTCGACGGCGCGCACGCCGGCGCCCGCCTGGCCGAGGTGGTCGGGACCATGGCCGAGGCGGTCGCGCGCGACGACGCCGACGCCCTCACCGAGGCGGACCTGGAGTTCCACACGCTGCTGGTGGCCCTGGCCGGCAGCCCCCGGCTCTCCCGGATGCACACGACCCTCATGGTCGAGACCCGCATGTGCATCACGGCCCTCGAGGACCGCTACGCCTCCCACTCCTTCCGGCTGGAGGAGCACCGGGAGATCGCCGAGGCGGTCGGGCGGTGCGACACCGCCCACGTCGACCGGCTGCTGCTGGAGCACATGGAGGACGCCGTCGGGCGGCTCCGGCCCGCCGAGGCCTGA